A single window of Martelella sp. NC20 DNA harbors:
- a CDS encoding LysM peptidoglycan-binding domain-containing protein codes for MTTGSVVPQYQQLVPPANVGGGGYQSMPSAGQAVVSNQPINTATTAGSGARMATTPVTVQSNALPPPVAAPVQTAALAQPANPAPQPAAVGAPSSLPSSTQDVATRRVMMRSDESLSAFASRNGVSEQDILRLNGFTSASQVRPGQVLVVPVISSQPSVAKSASQTQGLPPAAPTQLPSDTPDQRVAVLPGTAGVRERQSVDATSSASPARNGESGDGNVYTVKSGDSLYTIAKSYGVTVDSLKAANGLSSANIRIGQKLAIPSQGAPAQPVAPVETAAAPTTPVNKTAQTGDSPKPYQPPAAEKTAVVEEVAVRSDAGEVVPEGTGIATYRWPVKGAVVVGFGQPYGDDISEGIDISVPQGTPIKAAENGVVVYADDGLSDYGNAILIRHDDGRVTVYGYAEELTVKRGDSVQRGQTIATSGMSGKAQRPMVHFEVRDNTTAVDPMPFLNG; via the coding sequence ATGACCACCGGCTCGGTCGTTCCGCAATATCAGCAGCTCGTGCCGCCCGCCAATGTCGGCGGCGGTGGCTATCAGTCTATGCCCTCGGCCGGCCAGGCTGTTGTCAGCAACCAGCCGATCAATACCGCGACCACCGCAGGTTCGGGCGCGCGGATGGCGACCACGCCGGTGACGGTGCAGAGCAACGCGCTGCCGCCGCCGGTAGCCGCGCCGGTGCAGACGGCGGCTTTGGCGCAGCCCGCCAACCCTGCGCCGCAGCCGGCCGCTGTCGGCGCGCCGAGTTCGCTGCCCTCCAGCACCCAGGACGTGGCGACCCGGCGGGTGATGATGCGCTCGGATGAATCGCTATCCGCCTTTGCCAGCCGCAACGGCGTCAGCGAACAGGATATCCTCAGGCTGAACGGGTTCACCAGCGCTTCGCAGGTCCGCCCCGGCCAGGTTCTCGTCGTTCCGGTGATCTCCAGTCAGCCATCGGTCGCCAAATCCGCGAGCCAGACCCAGGGTCTGCCGCCGGCAGCTCCCACGCAGCTTCCTTCCGATACGCCCGACCAGCGCGTCGCGGTTCTGCCGGGCACGGCCGGCGTTCGCGAGCGCCAGAGCGTGGACGCGACCAGCAGCGCGTCGCCCGCCCGCAACGGCGAAAGCGGTGACGGCAATGTCTACACCGTGAAAAGCGGCGACAGCCTTTATACGATCGCGAAATCCTATGGCGTCACGGTTGATTCGCTGAAGGCCGCCAATGGCCTGAGTTCCGCCAATATCCGCATCGGCCAGAAGCTTGCGATCCCGAGCCAGGGCGCTCCGGCCCAGCCGGTGGCGCCGGTCGAGACTGCTGCCGCCCCGACAACGCCGGTCAACAAGACCGCGCAGACCGGCGACAGCCCCAAACCCTATCAGCCGCCGGCCGCCGAAAAGACCGCCGTCGTCGAGGAGGTCGCCGTTCGCTCCGATGCGGGCGAAGTGGTGCCGGAAGGCACCGGAATTGCGACCTATCGCTGGCCGGTCAAGGGCGCGGTCGTCGTTGGCTTCGGCCAGCCCTACGGCGATGACATCAGCGAGGGGATCGATATTTCGGTTCCCCAGGGCACGCCGATCAAGGCCGCCGAAAACGGCGTCGTGGTCTATGCCGATGACGGGCTTTCCGACTACGGCAACGCTATCCTGATCCGCCATGACGACGGCAGGGTGACGGTCTACGGCTATGCCGAGGAACTGACGGTCAAGCGCGGCGACAGCGTCCAGCGCGGCCAGACCATCGCCACATCCGGCATGAGCGGCAAGGCGCAGCGCCCGATGGTTCACTTCGAGGTCCGCGACAACACCACCGCCGTCGATCCGATGCCGTTCCTCAACGGTTGA
- a CDS encoding ArsR/SmtB family transcription factor: protein MAKFDLETMVEVLKAVGEPTRLRLIALLAAGDLTVSDLTDILGQSQPRISRHLKLLAEAGLIDRYQEGAWAYFRLRDEGSPARLVRQLLENASQEDSALKRDLARLAAVKQARAEKAEAYFAQHAGEWDQMRRLHISEAEVENCLVGLIGDKPVQNMLDLGTGTGRMLLLLKDVYRRAVGIDASRDMLAVARANLDAEGLTRAVVRLGDILNLPLESEDFDLVIIHQVLHFLENPDVAIAEAARVLRPGGRLAVIDFAPHDLEYLRADHAHLRLGFSHQAMEDWMQAAGLDVEKVTDLPFAAASGRSLTVTVWLARDPRLLVAGGNEKTFARSV, encoded by the coding sequence ATGGCGAAGTTCGATCTGGAAACCATGGTGGAGGTGCTGAAGGCGGTGGGCGAGCCCACACGGCTGCGGCTGATCGCGCTGCTTGCGGCCGGCGACCTCACGGTTTCGGATCTGACCGATATCCTCGGCCAGTCGCAGCCGCGCATTTCCCGGCATTTGAAACTGCTCGCCGAGGCCGGGCTGATCGACCGCTATCAGGAAGGCGCCTGGGCCTATTTCCGGCTCAGGGACGAGGGCTCGCCCGCCCGTCTCGTGCGCCAGCTTCTGGAGAACGCCTCGCAGGAGGATTCGGCGCTGAAGCGAGACCTCGCTCGTCTTGCGGCCGTCAAACAGGCGCGGGCGGAAAAGGCCGAGGCCTATTTCGCCCAGCATGCCGGCGAATGGGACCAGATGCGCCGTCTCCACATTTCCGAGGCCGAGGTGGAAAACTGCCTTGTCGGCCTGATCGGCGACAAGCCGGTGCAGAACATGCTCGATCTCGGCACGGGCACCGGGCGCATGCTGCTTTTGCTGAAGGATGTCTATCGCCGCGCCGTCGGCATCGATGCCAGCCGCGACATGCTGGCCGTCGCCCGCGCCAATCTTGATGCCGAGGGCCTGACCCGCGCGGTCGTGCGGCTCGGCGATATCCTCAACCTACCGCTGGAAAGCGAGGATTTCGATCTGGTGATTATCCATCAGGTGCTGCATTTCCTCGAAAACCCGGACGTTGCGATCGCGGAGGCCGCGCGCGTGCTGCGCCCCGGCGGCCGGCTGGCGGTCATCGATTTCGCGCCGCACGATCTGGAATATCTGCGCGCCGACCATGCCCATCTGCGTCTCGGCTTCTCCCATCAGGCGATGGAGGACTGGATGCAGGCAGCCGGCCTCGATGTGGAAAAGGTGACCGATCTTCCCTTCGCGGCCGCAAGCGGACGTTCCCTGACGGTGACGGTCTGGCTTGCGCGCGATCCCCGCCTGCTTGTCGCCGGCGGCAATGAAAAGACTTTTGCGAGGAGTGTCTGA
- the metF gene encoding methylenetetrahydrofolate reductase [NAD(P)H], translated as MTDVTATHARPIEYSFEFFPPKSEEATAGWWRAVEALSAYDPAFVSVTYGAGASSQAPTFDAVKRLIDETDLVTASHLTVVNATSGEVDAVIRRFRDAGVKRFVALRGDAPDGVGAAYRPHPGGYENAAALVVGLKAIDDFDISVSAYPEKHPESADRAADIAMLKAKAENGADRALTQFFFDNDVFEDYLNDVLRAGVTIPVLPGIMPVQNLNQLRRFAAMCGASIPDFLERRLGGLADDPAAHFEVAADIAAEQVLDLQKRGISEFHFYTMNRSRLQIAVFERLGLKPAARARGNVAREAGFAEERLGRTG; from the coding sequence ATGACCGACGTAACCGCTACGCACGCGCGTCCGATCGAGTATTCGTTCGAATTTTTCCCGCCGAAGAGCGAGGAGGCCACGGCTGGATGGTGGCGGGCGGTGGAAGCGCTGTCGGCCTATGATCCCGCATTCGTCTCCGTCACCTATGGCGCCGGCGCTTCCAGCCAGGCCCCGACCTTCGATGCCGTCAAGCGCCTGATCGATGAGACCGATCTCGTCACCGCCTCTCATTTGACAGTGGTGAACGCCACCAGCGGCGAGGTCGACGCCGTGATCCGCAGATTCCGCGATGCCGGCGTGAAGCGTTTCGTCGCGTTGCGCGGCGATGCGCCGGATGGCGTCGGCGCGGCCTATCGTCCGCATCCGGGGGGCTACGAGAATGCCGCGGCACTGGTGGTGGGCCTCAAGGCGATCGATGATTTCGACATCTCGGTCTCGGCCTATCCGGAAAAGCATCCCGAAAGCGCCGACCGCGCCGCCGATATCGCGATGCTGAAGGCCAAGGCCGAGAACGGCGCCGACCGCGCCCTGACCCAGTTCTTCTTCGACAATGACGTGTTCGAGGACTATCTCAACGACGTGCTGAGGGCAGGGGTGACGATCCCGGTGCTGCCGGGCATCATGCCGGTGCAGAACCTCAACCAGCTCAGGCGCTTTGCGGCGATGTGCGGCGCGAGCATACCGGATTTCCTCGAACGGCGTCTCGGCGGCCTTGCCGACGATCCGGCGGCGCATTTCGAGGTCGCGGCCGACATTGCCGCCGAGCAGGTGCTCGACCTGCAGAAGCGCGGCATTTCGGAGTTCCATTTCTACACGATGAACCGCTCCAGGTTGCAGATAGCGGTGTTCGAGCGTCTGGGCCTCAAGCCTGCCGCAAGGGCGCGGGGCAACGTCGCCCGCGAGGCTGGCTTCGCCGAGGAGAGGCTGGGGCGGACAGGATAG
- a CDS encoding ABC-F family ATP-binding cassette domain-containing protein, with amino-acid sequence MISISDLTVRVAGRLLIENATVSIPDGMKAGLVGRNGAGKSTLFRVLTGLLAPETGTVSLPKRARIGQVAQEAPGTEDPLIDIVLAADKERAALLAEAETAHDPDRIGEIHTRLADIDAHSAEARAASILSGLGFDEEAQRRPASSFSGGWRMRVALAAVLFSEPDLLLLDEPTNYLDLEGTLWLEDYIRRYPYSVIIISHDRDLLNTAANAIVHLDQKKLTFYRGSYDQFARQKAAQDELQMKAHVKNEAQRKHLQSFIDRFKAKASKARQAQSRVKALERMGTVSAVIEDHVQGFSFPAPEKIPASPIVAIEGGAVGYTPGKPILTGLDLRIDNDDRIALLGSNGNGKSTFAKFISGRLKPESGTLKLAPQLLTGFFAQHQIDDLVPTESAIAHVRKLMPAAAEPKVRARVAQMGLATEKMDTPARDLSGGEKARLLMGLAAFHAPNLLILDEPTNHLDIDSRNALIQALNDYPGAVILIAHDRHLIEATVDRLWLVHDGTVKNYDGDLDDYRDLIISGGKPKAAKPAVEDTRSKSEQRKSAADRRASLAPLKKQIDLAEKKTAKIEEIIARLDADLANPKLYTQSPEKAKVMIQARANAAAELSKIEEQWMALSARYEAAMAD; translated from the coding sequence ATGATCTCGATATCCGACCTTACCGTCCGCGTCGCCGGACGCCTTCTGATCGAAAACGCCACCGTTTCCATTCCCGATGGGATGAAGGCGGGGCTTGTCGGGCGCAATGGCGCCGGCAAGTCGACGCTGTTTCGCGTGCTGACCGGGCTGCTTGCGCCCGAGACCGGCACGGTTTCGCTGCCGAAGAGAGCGCGGATCGGCCAGGTCGCCCAAGAGGCGCCGGGAACCGAGGACCCGCTGATCGATATCGTGCTGGCCGCAGACAAGGAACGCGCCGCGCTGCTGGCCGAGGCGGAAACCGCGCACGACCCCGACCGGATCGGCGAAATCCACACGCGGCTTGCCGATATCGACGCCCATTCGGCCGAGGCGCGCGCGGCCAGCATCCTCTCGGGTCTCGGCTTCGACGAGGAGGCTCAAAGGCGTCCGGCATCGTCGTTTTCCGGCGGCTGGCGCATGCGCGTTGCGCTGGCGGCGGTGCTGTTTTCCGAGCCGGATCTGCTGCTGCTCGACGAGCCGACCAACTATCTCGATCTTGAGGGTACGCTCTGGCTGGAGGATTACATCCGCCGCTATCCCTACAGCGTCATCATCATCTCGCATGACCGGGACCTTCTGAATACCGCGGCCAACGCCATCGTCCATCTCGATCAGAAGAAGCTCACCTTCTATCGCGGCTCCTACGACCAGTTCGCCCGCCAGAAGGCCGCCCAGGACGAGTTGCAGATGAAGGCGCATGTCAAGAACGAGGCCCAGCGCAAGCATCTGCAGAGCTTCATCGACCGATTCAAGGCCAAGGCCTCGAAGGCCAGACAGGCGCAAAGCCGGGTCAAGGCGCTGGAACGGATGGGCACGGTTTCGGCGGTGATCGAGGATCACGTTCAGGGCTTTTCGTTCCCCGCGCCTGAAAAGATACCCGCCTCCCCGATCGTCGCGATCGAGGGCGGCGCGGTCGGCTATACGCCGGGCAAGCCGATCCTCACGGGGCTCGATCTGCGCATCGACAATGACGACCGGATCGCGCTGCTCGGCTCCAACGGCAACGGCAAGTCCACCTTCGCGAAGTTCATCTCCGGCCGGCTGAAACCGGAAAGCGGCACGCTGAAGCTCGCCCCGCAGCTTTTGACCGGCTTCTTCGCCCAGCACCAGATCGACGACCTTGTGCCGACGGAAAGCGCGATCGCCCATGTGCGCAAGCTGATGCCGGCGGCAGCGGAGCCAAAGGTGCGCGCCCGCGTCGCCCAGATGGGTCTTGCGACGGAAAAGATGGATACGCCCGCCCGCGATCTTTCCGGCGGCGAGAAGGCGCGGCTGCTGATGGGCCTTGCCGCCTTTCACGCACCCAACCTGCTGATCCTCGACGAGCCGACCAACCATCTCGATATCGACAGCCGCAACGCGCTGATCCAGGCGCTGAACGACTATCCCGGCGCGGTCATCCTGATTGCCCACGACCGTCATCTGATCGAGGCGACCGTTGACCGGCTCTGGCTTGTCCACGATGGCACGGTGAAGAACTATGATGGCGATCTCGATGATTATCGCGATCTGATCATCTCCGGCGGCAAGCCGAAGGCGGCAAAGCCCGCCGTCGAGGACACACGCTCGAAATCCGAACAGCGCAAGAGCGCGGCCGACCGGCGCGCCTCGCTGGCGCCGCTGAAGAAACAGATCGATCTGGCCGAGAAGAAGACCGCGAAGATCGAGGAAATCATCGCCAGGCTCGATGCCGATCTCGCCAATCCCAAGCTCTACACCCAGTCGCCCGAAAAGGCGAAGGTGATGATCCAGGCGCGCGCGAACGCGGCGGCGGAACTGTCAAAAATCGAAGAACAGTGGATGGCGCTATCGGCCAGATACGAAGCCGCGATGGCCGACTGA
- a CDS encoding DinB family protein, whose protein sequence is MLQHYRRFAAYNAWANDLVYAAAAELPDEDYRRELGAFFPSVHATLNHVLYADGVWMTRFAGQDTGPVLLDTILFEDFQMLKAAREEMDRKIIGFIGGLDSVEGTFSYRRGNPPQPYTDRLGTTLAHFFNHQTHHRGQVHMMLTMLGRPSLTLDMSYFLRTPEGRALADA, encoded by the coding sequence ATGCTGCAGCATTACCGCCGTTTCGCCGCCTACAATGCCTGGGCCAATGACCTCGTATATGCCGCTGCGGCAGAACTTCCCGATGAGGATTATCGCCGCGAACTCGGCGCCTTCTTCCCCTCCGTTCACGCCACGCTCAATCATGTTCTTTATGCCGACGGGGTGTGGATGACGCGGTTTGCGGGTCAGGATACCGGCCCGGTCCTGCTCGACACGATCCTGTTCGAGGATTTTCAGATGCTGAAGGCGGCGCGCGAGGAGATGGACCGCAAGATCATCGGTTTCATCGGCGGGCTCGACAGCGTTGAAGGAACATTTTCCTATCGGCGCGGCAATCCGCCCCAGCCCTATACCGACCGGCTGGGCACAACGCTGGCGCATTTCTTCAACCACCAGACCCACCACCGGGGCCAGGTCCATATGATGCTGACCATGCTCGGCCGCCCGTCGCTCACGCTCGACATGAGCTACTTCCTGCGCACCCCGGAAGGACGCGCGCTCGCGGACGCTTGA
- a CDS encoding glutathione S-transferase family protein yields MVRILYTLCGADPDIRFSPHCWKIVQALRHKGLDFTEKPVGFTEIAKLENGFSKTVPILMDGDRLIADSFAIALYLEQTYPDAPSLFRGEGGAGMARFVEAYSQSTLHPAITRIALKNIHDMLSPVDQAYFRESREARLGATLEEVMTGREAEIAAFADKLKPLRVMLKSQPFIGGAEPLFSDYIVFGALQWAFKTGNSGLLDANDPVTNWFERCQAFTEAS; encoded by the coding sequence ATGGTTCGTATTCTCTACACGCTTTGCGGCGCCGATCCCGACATCCGCTTCTCTCCTCATTGCTGGAAGATCGTGCAGGCCCTGAGGCACAAGGGGCTCGATTTTACGGAAAAGCCCGTGGGCTTCACCGAGATCGCGAAGCTCGAGAACGGGTTTTCGAAAACGGTGCCGATCCTGATGGACGGCGACAGGCTGATCGCCGACAGTTTCGCGATCGCGCTCTATCTCGAACAGACCTATCCGGACGCGCCTTCGCTGTTCAGGGGCGAGGGCGGGGCCGGCATGGCGCGGTTCGTCGAGGCCTATTCCCAGTCGACGCTTCATCCCGCCATCACCCGGATCGCGCTCAAGAATATCCACGACATGCTGTCCCCGGTCGACCAGGCCTATTTCCGTGAAAGCCGGGAAGCGCGCCTCGGCGCAACGCTTGAAGAGGTCATGACCGGCCGCGAGGCGGAAATCGCCGCTTTCGCCGACAAGTTGAAGCCGCTGAGGGTCATGCTGAAGAGCCAGCCCTTCATCGGCGGCGCCGAACCGCTGTTTTCCGACTACATCGTCTTCGGGGCCCTGCAATGGGCGTTCAAGACCGGTAATTCAGGCCTGCTCGATGCCAATGACCCGGTGACGAACTGGTTCGAACGCTGCCAGGCCTTCACCGAAGCGTCATAA
- the ndk gene encoding nucleoside-diphosphate kinase — translation MAIERTFSMIKPDATKRNLTGAITKVFEENGLNVVASKRVWMAKREAEAFYAEHKERPFFGELVDFMCSGPTVVQVLEGENAVLKNREIMGATNPEKADEGTIRKTFALSMGENSVHGSDAPETAKREIGFWFSETEIVG, via the coding sequence ATGGCGATTGAACGCACTTTTTCGATGATCAAGCCGGATGCCACCAAGCGCAACCTGACCGGCGCGATCACCAAGGTTTTCGAGGAAAACGGCCTCAACGTCGTCGCCTCCAAGCGGGTATGGATGGCGAAGCGCGAGGCGGAAGCCTTCTATGCCGAGCACAAGGAGCGTCCGTTCTTCGGCGAACTCGTCGATTTCATGTGTTCCGGCCCGACCGTGGTCCAGGTTCTGGAGGGCGAAAACGCCGTTTTGAAGAACCGCGAGATCATGGGCGCGACCAATCCGGAAAAGGCCGACGAGGGCACGATCCGCAAGACCTTCGCGTTGTCGATGGGCGAAAACTCGGTTCACGGCTCGGATGCGCCGGAAACCGCAAAGCGCGAAATCGGCTTCTGGTTCTCCGAAACCGAAATCGTCGGCTAA
- a CDS encoding FkbM family methyltransferase, which translates to MHTDHRRFRIIERHGIDLVLDVGANVGQFAQQLRQSGYQGRIVSFEPMTSAFSELKKATEADERWTCIQSAIGEEDGFATINISENSFSSSILKAEQWSMEVEPSIRPIAQEKVRVQRLDHVFDEVVRPSERVFLKIDTQGFELPVIRGALGALQRIALIQLEVSFKPVYADEQPVHDVLATMAGLGYRIVLIGEGWEDPQSAELLQADFMFTARRFNSSSTVG; encoded by the coding sequence ATGCATACAGACCACCGACGCTTCCGCATCATTGAAAGACACGGGATTGATCTCGTCCTCGATGTAGGAGCGAATGTCGGCCAGTTCGCTCAGCAACTGAGACAGTCCGGATATCAGGGGCGTATTGTTTCCTTTGAGCCGATGACGTCAGCGTTTTCCGAACTGAAAAAGGCAACCGAAGCGGATGAGCGGTGGACCTGCATCCAATCCGCAATCGGAGAGGAAGACGGCTTCGCTACGATTAACATCTCGGAGAATTCCTTTAGCAGTTCAATTCTAAAGGCTGAGCAGTGGTCGATGGAGGTCGAACCCTCGATCCGGCCCATAGCTCAGGAAAAGGTGCGAGTTCAAAGGCTCGACCATGTCTTCGACGAGGTGGTTCGTCCCAGCGAGCGTGTGTTTCTGAAAATCGACACACAAGGTTTCGAGCTGCCCGTCATCCGCGGCGCTCTCGGCGCCTTGCAGCGCATCGCACTCATTCAGCTTGAAGTGTCATTCAAGCCCGTCTACGCTGACGAACAGCCGGTGCATGATGTCCTGGCGACTATGGCAGGTCTCGGCTATCGCATCGTGCTGATTGGCGAAGGGTGGGAAGACCCGCAATCAGCCGAACTTCTACAGGCGGATTTCATGTTCACCGCCCGACGGTTCAACAGCTCAAGTACTGTCGGATAA
- a CDS encoding DJ-1/PfpI family protein: protein MTASAASIDVGLIMYPGLTQLDLFGPADVLNRMPGTNIKFLWKNLDPVIVDRGLRVLPNTTFGQCRSLDIVCVPGGPGQIALMDDDETLNFLRRIAPGCRLVTSVCTGSLVLGAAGLLKGYRATSHWSSVEQLALFGAKPVHERVVVDRNRITGAGVTSGIDFALRVVEDMTDRATAQQIQLQMEYDPQPPYRCGTPKTAPPEIVDAVRARFHMFQSTRRSASERAAERLSTQKQ from the coding sequence ATGACCGCCAGTGCCGCCTCTATAGATGTCGGCTTGATCATGTATCCGGGCCTGACCCAGCTCGATCTGTTCGGGCCCGCCGACGTCCTCAATCGCATGCCAGGCACCAATATCAAGTTTCTCTGGAAAAATCTCGATCCGGTGATCGTCGATCGCGGGCTTCGGGTGCTGCCCAACACCACATTCGGGCAGTGCCGGAGCCTCGATATCGTCTGCGTTCCCGGCGGGCCGGGCCAGATCGCGCTGATGGATGACGACGAGACGCTGAACTTCCTGCGCCGGATCGCGCCCGGCTGCCGGCTGGTCACCTCGGTGTGCACCGGCTCGCTGGTGCTCGGGGCGGCCGGCCTGCTGAAAGGCTACCGCGCCACCTCGCACTGGTCCTCGGTCGAGCAACTGGCGCTGTTCGGCGCCAAGCCGGTGCATGAGCGCGTCGTCGTCGACCGCAATCGCATCACCGGCGCGGGCGTCACCTCGGGCATCGATTTTGCCTTAAGGGTGGTCGAGGACATGACCGACAGGGCAACCGCCCAGCAGATCCAGCTTCAGATGGAATACGACCCCCAGCCGCCCTATCGCTGCGGCACGCCGAAGACCGCGCCGCCGGAGATCGTCGACGCCGTGCGCGCCCGCTTCCACATGTTCCAGTCCACCCGCCGTTCGGCCAGCGAACGCGCCGCCGAACGGCTAAGCACTCAAAAACAGTGA
- a CDS encoding molybdenum cofactor biosynthesis protein MoaE, translated as MRIIPKVRIQAETFDIAAEINDLTSNHTDIGATVSFTGHCRDEGGRLEALELEHYPGMAEAEITRIADQAIERFGLLGLTAIHRFGRMLPGDPIVVVIAAASHRHAAFDGASFVMDFLKTDAPFWKKEHLKNGGAGAWVNAREQDGQARGRWQ; from the coding sequence ATGCGGATCATCCCGAAAGTCAGAATACAGGCGGAAACATTTGATATTGCAGCAGAAATAAACGATCTCACCAGCAACCATACAGATATCGGCGCGACCGTGAGCTTCACCGGCCATTGCCGTGACGAAGGCGGCAGGCTCGAAGCGCTGGAGCTAGAGCATTATCCCGGCATGGCCGAGGCCGAGATTACCCGGATCGCAGATCAGGCGATCGAACGCTTCGGACTTCTCGGGCTGACGGCGATCCACCGTTTCGGGCGGATGCTGCCCGGCGATCCGATCGTGGTGGTGATCGCCGCCGCCAGCCATCGCCATGCCGCCTTCGACGGTGCATCCTTCGTGATGGACTTCCTGAAGACCGACGCGCCATTCTGGAAGAAGGAACACCTGAAGAATGGCGGAGCCGGCGCATGGGTAAACGCCCGCGAACAGGATGGGCAGGCCCGCGGGCGTTGGCAATAA
- the moaD gene encoding molybdopterin converting factor subunit 1 translates to MTKLVYFAWVRERIGAGEEELDIPADVTDVAGLLAFLQTRGDNYAAALVEPEVIRVALDRFHAEHDAPIAGAREIALFPPMTGG, encoded by the coding sequence ATGACCAAGCTTGTCTATTTCGCATGGGTGCGCGAGCGGATCGGCGCCGGCGAGGAGGAACTCGATATCCCCGCCGATGTCACGGACGTCGCGGGGCTGCTCGCCTTCCTCCAGACGCGCGGCGACAATTATGCCGCCGCCCTCGTCGAACCGGAGGTGATCCGGGTCGCGCTCGACAGGTTTCATGCCGAGCATGATGCGCCGATTGCCGGCGCGCGCGAGATCGCGCTGTTTCCGCCGATGACGGGAGGGTGA
- the pgsA gene encoding CDP-diacylglycerol--glycerol-3-phosphate 3-phosphatidyltransferase has product MASKAYNLPNLLTYGRILAVPLIVLCFFLEGKLSSSDFARWAALTIFVIASLTDFLDGYLARAWNQTSNIGRMLDPIADKLLVSTCLLLLAADVERTIAGWTLWAAIIILCREVLVSGLREYLAGLKVSVPVTRIAKWKTATQMVAIALLLAGPAGDKVIPYTTNLGIVLLWVAAALTMYTGYDYFRAGIKHVVEAER; this is encoded by the coding sequence ATGGCATCGAAAGCTTACAACCTACCCAATCTCCTGACCTATGGCCGCATTCTGGCAGTGCCGCTGATCGTTCTCTGCTTCTTTCTGGAGGGAAAGCTCTCCAGCTCGGATTTCGCCCGCTGGGCGGCGCTGACGATCTTCGTGATCGCGTCGCTCACGGATTTCCTCGACGGCTATCTCGCGCGCGCCTGGAACCAGACCTCCAATATCGGCCGCATGCTCGACCCGATCGCCGACAAGCTGCTGGTCTCCACATGCCTGCTGCTGCTGGCCGCCGATGTCGAGCGCACGATTGCCGGCTGGACATTGTGGGCCGCGATCATCATCCTGTGCCGCGAAGTGCTGGTATCGGGCCTGCGCGAATATCTCGCCGGTCTCAAGGTCTCGGTTCCGGTCACCCGGATCGCCAAGTGGAAGACCGCGACGCAGATGGTGGCGATCGCCCTGCTGCTGGCAGGCCCCGCCGGCGACAAGGTCATCCCCTACACCACCAATCTCGGCATTGTGCTGTTGTGGGTCGCGGCCGCGCTGACGATGTATACCGGCTACGACTATTTTCGCGCCGGGATCAAGCATGTGGTGGAGGCGGAACGATGA